A stretch of Thermomicrobium roseum DSM 5159 DNA encodes these proteins:
- a CDS encoding sigma 54-interacting transcriptional regulator produces MERPRTLGELRESGYRVLPVREEMRKNLIAKIQAGEPIFPGIIGYEETVIPQVENAILAGQDIIFLGERGQAKTRMARLLVNLLDEEIPIVAGSEVNDNPFDPISKYARDLIAEMGDETPIAWIRREERYAEKLATPDTTIADLIGEVDPIKVAEGRYLSDELTIHYGLIPRTNRGIFVINELPDLAERIQVGLLNIMEERDVQIRGYRVRLPLDVFVVASANPEDYTNRGRIITPLKDRFGAQIRTHYPRTIEHEIAIMEQERMPVEVPGITVTVPQYMREIVAEITHLARRSPDISQRSGVSARMSVANYETLISNAVKRALRLGEKHAVPRISDLPALVASTLGKLEFETLGEVQEDRIIEKLINGAVVATFNRYFSVRDFDDLILAFENGLTVEASDLQPAMRYVHQVAHIESLRRATQRLGATGDPALVAAAVEFVLEGLHLNRRVNKERATGGGAARYRS; encoded by the coding sequence ATGGAGAGACCACGAACGTTAGGCGAGCTGCGCGAGAGCGGCTACCGCGTCCTTCCCGTTCGGGAAGAAATGCGCAAGAACCTCATCGCCAAGATTCAGGCAGGTGAACCGATTTTCCCTGGAATCATCGGGTACGAGGAGACGGTCATCCCACAGGTGGAGAACGCCATTTTGGCTGGGCAGGACATCATCTTCCTCGGTGAGCGCGGCCAGGCCAAGACGCGCATGGCGCGTCTGCTCGTCAACCTTTTGGACGAGGAGATTCCGATCGTCGCGGGCAGCGAGGTGAACGATAACCCGTTCGACCCCATCTCGAAGTACGCGCGGGATCTCATCGCGGAGATGGGCGACGAGACGCCGATCGCTTGGATCCGGCGCGAGGAGCGCTACGCCGAGAAGCTGGCGACGCCGGACACGACGATCGCCGATCTGATCGGTGAGGTCGACCCGATCAAAGTGGCAGAGGGACGTTATCTCTCCGACGAGCTCACGATCCACTATGGCCTGATCCCGCGGACCAATCGCGGCATCTTCGTCATCAACGAGCTTCCCGACCTGGCGGAGCGGATCCAGGTGGGGTTGCTCAACATCATGGAAGAGCGTGACGTGCAGATCCGGGGCTATCGCGTGCGACTCCCGCTCGATGTCTTCGTCGTCGCCAGCGCCAATCCGGAGGACTACACGAATCGCGGGCGAATCATCACCCCCCTCAAGGATCGCTTCGGGGCGCAGATCCGGACCCATTACCCGCGGACTATCGAGCACGAAATCGCGATCATGGAGCAGGAGCGGATGCCGGTCGAGGTGCCCGGCATCACGGTGACGGTGCCGCAGTACATGCGCGAGATCGTCGCCGAGATCACGCACCTCGCCCGCCGGAGTCCGGATATCAGCCAGCGCTCCGGTGTCAGCGCGCGTATGTCGGTGGCCAATTACGAGACACTGATCAGCAATGCGGTCAAGCGGGCTCTCCGCTTGGGCGAGAAGCACGCGGTGCCGCGGATCAGCGACTTGCCGGCGCTCGTCGCCTCCACGCTCGGGAAGTTGGAGTTCGAGACGCTGGGCGAAGTGCAGGAGGATCGGATCATCGAGAAGTTGATCAACGGGGCAGTCGTGGCGACTTTCAATCGCTACTTCTCGGTGCGAGACTTCGATGATCTCATTCTCGCCTTCGAGAACGGCTTGACCGTGGAGGCCTCCGATCTGCAGCCAGCGATGCGGTATGTTCATCAGGTCGCCCATATCGAGAGTCTGCGGCGCGCCACGCAGCGGCTCGGTGCAACGGGGGACCCTGCGCTGGTCGCGGCAGCAGTCGAGTTCGTGCTCGAGGGACTGCACCTGAACCGGCGCGTGAACAAGGAGCGAGCCACCGGAGGTGGTGCGGCCCGCTACCGAAGCTGA
- a CDS encoding type II secretion system protein E, translating into MERWRRPPDPELTEFPPADWWGRYGARATGDLSLVDLVRLGSLDAATAAFLWIALEQRASVIVAAREHGAGKTTLLTALADLLPEGTTCYYLRGWYERFAFASELDPEKTYLLVNEISDHLPIYLWGKGVRRLFALLAGGWRLGATVHAQGADEVLALLNSFPLEVPVEHLVALDLVVTLGMGVTSEGLLRRVVRVEAIRAPENRSTIQLLALRETLRSPLAVYPSVFLETLHDRFGMRVEVASRELARRQRRIARWVAEGLRGRDAFRNVLAAERRHSTEGVDGLPARSSIEEALHHDEVD; encoded by the coding sequence ATGGAGCGCTGGAGGCGACCACCTGATCCGGAATTGACCGAGTTTCCCCCGGCCGATTGGTGGGGCCGCTACGGCGCACGCGCGACCGGCGACCTCTCGCTGGTCGATCTCGTGCGCCTGGGCAGCTTGGATGCCGCCACTGCCGCGTTCCTCTGGATCGCGCTCGAGCAGCGGGCGTCCGTCATCGTCGCAGCCCGCGAGCATGGGGCGGGGAAGACGACGCTGCTCACCGCGCTGGCTGACCTTCTTCCGGAGGGGACGACGTGCTACTACCTGCGCGGCTGGTACGAGCGGTTCGCCTTTGCCAGCGAGCTCGATCCTGAGAAAACCTATCTCCTCGTCAACGAGATCAGCGATCACTTGCCGATCTATCTGTGGGGGAAAGGGGTTCGACGTCTCTTCGCCCTCCTGGCTGGAGGCTGGCGGCTCGGGGCGACCGTGCACGCCCAGGGCGCTGACGAGGTACTCGCGTTGCTGAACAGCTTCCCGCTCGAGGTACCGGTCGAGCACTTGGTCGCGCTCGACTTGGTGGTGACGCTCGGTATGGGGGTGACGAGCGAGGGGCTGCTGCGACGCGTGGTCCGTGTGGAGGCGATACGCGCGCCGGAAAACCGCTCAACGATCCAGTTGCTCGCGCTGCGCGAGACACTGCGCTCACCGCTCGCGGTGTATCCCTCTGTTTTCTTGGAGACCTTGCACGACCGCTTCGGTATGCGGGTCGAGGTAGCCAGCCGCGAGCTCGCGCGACGGCAGCGGAGGATCGCGCGTTGGGTTGCGGAGGGACTCCGTGGGCGCGATGCCTTCCGGAACGTGCTCGCTGCAGAGCGCCGGCATTCGACAGAAGGAGTTGACGGGTTGCCGGCTCGGAGTAGTATTGAGGAAGCACTCCACCACGACGAGGTCGACTAA
- a CDS encoding methylamine dehydrogenase light chain has protein sequence MALPPAPPAHWPKRPRSRRAWLKGLVAALLTTWTLLRDEQDLVAQTSCSQWHRCGMCGCLCSCLGGSDSACPSGTQEGGAWWACYFSSGRLWLVRYLDCCGPRDRRPACPSGCSCNQNNSCGQYPSNQNWCPNPSTRAAYCTRAQVWSQC, from the coding sequence ATGGCCCTCCCGCCGGCTCCACCTGCCCACTGGCCCAAGCGGCCACGCTCGCGCCGCGCCTGGCTCAAAGGCCTGGTCGCCGCCCTGCTCACCACCTGGACCCTGCTGCGGGACGAGCAGGACCTCGTCGCTCAAACCTCCTGCAGCCAGTGGCACCGTTGCGGCATGTGCGGCTGCCTGTGCTCCTGTCTCGGCGGCAGCGATTCCGCCTGCCCCTCGGGCACTCAGGAAGGCGGTGCGTGGTGGGCCTGTTACTTCTCCAGCGGGAGACTCTGGCTCGTCCGCTACCTCGACTGCTGCGGTCCGCGGGACCGGCGACCGGCCTGCCCCAGCGGCTGCTCCTGTAACCAGAACAACAGTTGCGGACAGTACCCGTCGAACCAGAACTGGTGTCCGAATCCGTCGACCCGAGCAGCCTACTGCACGCGCGCACAGGTGTGGTCGCAATGCTGA
- a CDS encoding vWA domain-containing protein encodes MAGTPNRFRYSRWDGTQEIAAFTAEELLEAMADDLLAEGDVNRALQRLFRWGMDRPDGRMPGFRELLERIRQRRQQLLQRYDLGSVLDDLNQRLDEVIQTERAGIERRVQEGRERLARARERVAPVSEAGEEGQTQSNEGETGDDAPTDPALQRLLERMAQQKLAFLDQLPADPAGRIRALSDYEFMDPEARRKFQELLASLQRQVLEQTFQGLQQAIQNVTPEALRELRQMLRDLNELLREHAQGGQPDLERFKHRWGHYFGRDFNSVDELLDHLARQMAAVQSLLDSLPPEMRQQLEQALEAALRDPELQQELRQLGRLLGQLMPENPYRQAQPFSGSEELTLSQALRLMEQLREMQDIEEQLESVRDWRDLGRVDLERLRELYGDELAAQLDALRQITRLLEEAGYIQRTRRGYELTPRAIRRIGQKALREIFQHLKRNRFGQHQIERSGRGSEPLEETKAYEFGDPFLLHLPRTVMNAIQREGPGTPVRLQPADFEVFRTETVTRAATVLMVDMSRSMLYNGCFLAAKKVALALDSLIRTQFPRDVLYIIGFSYLASVLEPEELPHITWDEYNYGTNMQHGFMLARQLLARHRGGTRQIILITDGEPTAYFDGEQVRFSYPPTYQTFQETLKEVARCTREEIVINTFMLERSPYLASFVNEMTRINKGRAFFATPDHLGEYIVMDYVANKRFRLR; translated from the coding sequence GTGGCCGGTACGCCGAATCGTTTCCGCTACAGTCGCTGGGACGGGACCCAGGAGATCGCTGCCTTCACGGCCGAGGAGTTACTCGAGGCGATGGCCGATGACCTCCTGGCCGAAGGAGACGTCAACCGAGCGCTGCAACGACTCTTCCGTTGGGGAATGGATCGCCCCGATGGGCGGATGCCTGGATTCCGCGAACTCCTGGAACGGATTCGTCAGCGACGCCAGCAGCTACTCCAGCGTTACGATCTCGGCTCGGTTCTCGACGACCTCAACCAGCGCTTGGACGAGGTGATCCAAACGGAGCGAGCCGGGATCGAGCGACGCGTCCAGGAAGGACGCGAGCGGCTCGCTCGTGCTCGAGAGCGTGTTGCACCGGTGTCCGAGGCAGGAGAGGAAGGTCAGACGCAGTCGAACGAGGGGGAAACCGGGGATGATGCGCCGACCGATCCGGCGCTGCAGCGCTTGTTGGAACGGATGGCTCAACAGAAGCTGGCCTTCCTTGATCAGCTGCCGGCCGATCCCGCGGGGCGCATCCGCGCGCTCAGCGACTACGAGTTCATGGACCCGGAAGCGCGGCGGAAGTTCCAGGAGCTTCTCGCCTCGCTGCAGCGGCAGGTACTCGAGCAGACATTCCAGGGACTGCAGCAGGCGATTCAGAACGTGACCCCTGAGGCGCTCCGCGAACTACGGCAGATGCTCCGGGATCTCAATGAGCTCTTGCGAGAGCACGCGCAGGGCGGTCAGCCCGATCTGGAGCGCTTCAAGCACCGCTGGGGACACTACTTCGGTCGCGATTTCAATAGTGTCGATGAACTGCTCGATCATCTGGCGCGCCAGATGGCAGCGGTCCAGAGCCTGCTCGATTCCCTGCCGCCCGAGATGCGGCAGCAGCTCGAGCAAGCGCTCGAAGCAGCGCTGCGCGATCCCGAACTGCAGCAGGAACTCCGCCAGCTCGGCCGGCTTCTCGGGCAACTCATGCCTGAGAATCCCTATCGGCAGGCGCAGCCGTTCAGTGGGAGCGAGGAGCTCACGCTGAGCCAAGCGTTGCGGCTCATGGAGCAACTACGTGAGATGCAGGACATCGAGGAGCAGCTGGAGAGTGTCCGCGATTGGCGCGATCTCGGACGAGTCGACCTCGAGCGACTGCGCGAGCTGTACGGTGATGAGCTGGCCGCGCAGCTCGATGCGCTCCGTCAGATCACACGTCTTCTCGAGGAGGCGGGGTATATCCAGCGAACACGCCGGGGCTATGAGCTGACGCCCCGCGCCATCCGACGGATCGGGCAAAAGGCGCTGCGCGAGATCTTCCAGCATCTCAAGCGAAATCGCTTCGGCCAGCACCAGATCGAGCGGAGCGGTCGCGGCAGTGAGCCGCTGGAGGAGACCAAGGCGTACGAGTTCGGGGATCCGTTCCTCTTGCATCTGCCGCGGACGGTCATGAATGCGATCCAGCGGGAGGGGCCGGGGACACCGGTGCGGCTGCAGCCAGCGGACTTCGAGGTGTTCCGGACCGAAACAGTGACCCGGGCCGCGACCGTACTCATGGTCGACATGAGCCGGTCGATGCTCTACAACGGCTGCTTTCTGGCAGCCAAGAAGGTCGCTCTGGCGTTGGATAGCCTGATCCGCACCCAGTTTCCCCGCGATGTGCTGTACATTATCGGCTTTTCCTACTTGGCCTCGGTCCTCGAGCCGGAGGAACTTCCGCACATCACCTGGGACGAGTACAACTACGGGACGAACATGCAGCATGGCTTCATGCTGGCTCGACAGCTTCTGGCTCGGCACCGTGGGGGGACGCGGCAGATCATCTTGATCACCGACGGGGAACCGACGGCCTACTTCGATGGCGAGCAGGTGCGGTTTTCCTATCCGCCAACTTACCAGACCTTCCAAGAGACGCTGAAGGAGGTCGCTCGCTGCACGCGAGAGGAGATCGTCATCAACACGTTCATGTTGGAGCGGAGTCCTTATCTGGCGAGTTTCGTGAACGAGATGACGCGCATCAACAAAGGTCGTGCCTTCTTTGCGACGCCGGATCATCTCGGCGAGTACATCGTGATGGACTATGTGGCGAACAAGCGTTTTCGGTTGCGGTGA
- a CDS encoding carbon-nitrogen hydrolase family protein encodes MSDLLRIGLVQMNSRSDKSENLAVAERLIEEAARQGAELVALPEYVNFLGPRELHEANAEPIPGPTTERFAALARRYGIYLLGGSILERSAIPGKYYNTSVLFAPDGEIIASYRKIHLFDVDLTGNVTSNESATILPGDRVVTAEVAGHVVGLTICYDLRFPELYRLLALDGAELILVPAAFTLYTGKDHWHTLLRARAIENQCYVAAPAQIGPHDPGQQCYGHSLVADPWGTVIAEAINRVGVVVTTLDFAYLREVRAQLPSLANRRPETYGSLALTR; translated from the coding sequence ATGAGCGACCTTCTCCGGATCGGTCTGGTCCAGATGAACTCCCGCTCGGACAAGAGCGAGAACCTCGCCGTCGCTGAACGGCTGATCGAAGAAGCGGCCAGGCAAGGGGCCGAACTCGTCGCTCTGCCCGAGTACGTCAACTTTCTCGGACCCCGCGAACTCCACGAAGCGAACGCCGAGCCGATTCCCGGTCCGACCACCGAGCGGTTCGCAGCGCTCGCCCGTCGCTACGGCATCTATCTGCTGGGCGGCTCGATCCTCGAGCGCTCGGCCATCCCCGGCAAGTACTACAACACGAGTGTTCTTTTCGCGCCCGACGGCGAGATCATCGCCAGTTACCGCAAGATCCATCTCTTCGACGTCGATCTCACCGGTAACGTGACCAGCAACGAGTCGGCGACCATCTTGCCCGGTGACCGGGTGGTAACGGCCGAAGTCGCTGGGCACGTAGTCGGGCTGACCATCTGCTACGACCTGCGCTTCCCCGAACTCTATCGCCTGCTCGCACTCGACGGAGCCGAACTGATCCTCGTCCCTGCCGCTTTCACGCTTTACACCGGTAAGGACCACTGGCACACCCTGCTACGCGCGCGAGCGATCGAGAACCAGTGCTACGTTGCGGCCCCAGCGCAGATCGGCCCACACGATCCAGGGCAACAGTGCTATGGCCACTCCCTCGTCGCCGACCCCTGGGGAACCGTCATCGCCGAGGCGATCAATCGTGTCGGTGTGGTTGTCACGACGCTGGACTTCGCCTATCTCCGCGAAGTACGAGCCCAGCTACCGTCGCTGGCCAATCGCCGACCGGAAACCTATGGAAGTCTCGCTCTGACACGCTGA
- a CDS encoding methylamine dehydrogenase light chain: protein MTLGTRRNLFRWLVGSLLGLAGHLTATPMASAQLSCSDWRFCGLCGCRCTCRGGSDASCPSGSSPGSAWWACCRDSSGRLWLVRYRDCCRPRRHNEPRCPDPLVHCPTDCACQRNCPQPHWCPTGQCAVCTQTLIEARC, encoded by the coding sequence ATGACCCTAGGCACCCGGCGAAACCTGTTCCGGTGGCTCGTCGGCAGCCTCTTGGGGCTCGCAGGACACCTCACTGCTACCCCGATGGCTTCTGCCCAGCTCTCATGCAGTGACTGGCGCTTCTGCGGCCTCTGTGGCTGTCGATGCACCTGCCGAGGTGGAAGCGACGCCAGCTGCCCGAGCGGGAGCAGCCCTGGCTCGGCCTGGTGGGCCTGCTGTCGCGACTCCAGCGGGCGACTCTGGCTGGTTCGGTACCGCGACTGCTGTCGCCCGCGCCGACACAACGAGCCGCGCTGTCCGGACCCCCTGGTCCATTGCCCCACGGACTGTGCCTGCCAGCGAAACTGCCCACAGCCACACTGGTGTCCGACTGGCCAGTGTGCCGTGTGCACCCAAACGCTGATCGAGGCGCGTTGTTGA
- a CDS encoding citrate/2-methylcitrate synthase, with the protein MMVARGLEGVVAGTTRLSSIIDGTLAYVGIDIDELAANASYEEVVYLLYHGELPTRTQLEALQGELARQRALPEGVVRLLADAPRVVPMDLLRTAVSALAWYEVDPNTVERQAAIAKGLRLVAQVPTIVATIGRLRRGLAPVAPPADEPSTARAFLRTLHDREPSELEVEAMNKILVLHADHEFNASTFAARVVAATLADMHAAVTAATAALKGPLHGGANAAVMQMLEEIGTLDRVEPYITEKLARKERVMGFGHRVYKGEDPRAKWLRDLSRRLGEARGDLRWYELSVAIAEVMQREKGLFPNVDFYAASVYHYLGIEKELMTPVFAASRIAGWTAHVLEQQADNRLIRPRAEYVGPTNRHYVPLEQRG; encoded by the coding sequence ATCATGGTGGCCCGAGGACTGGAAGGCGTCGTCGCCGGGACAACGCGACTGAGCTCGATCATCGACGGGACACTGGCGTATGTCGGGATCGACATCGACGAACTCGCGGCGAACGCCTCGTACGAAGAAGTGGTCTACCTTCTCTATCACGGGGAGTTGCCGACACGTACCCAACTGGAAGCGCTCCAGGGTGAACTGGCTCGCCAGCGCGCGCTTCCCGAGGGTGTCGTCCGGCTCCTCGCGGACGCACCACGAGTGGTGCCGATGGATCTCTTGCGGACCGCGGTCTCGGCGCTGGCGTGGTATGAGGTGGATCCGAACACCGTGGAACGGCAGGCGGCCATCGCCAAGGGGTTGCGCCTCGTCGCCCAGGTGCCGACCATCGTGGCGACCATCGGTCGGCTGCGCCGGGGCCTGGCTCCGGTGGCACCGCCAGCTGACGAGCCAAGCACGGCACGCGCCTTCTTGCGCACGCTGCACGATCGTGAGCCGAGCGAACTCGAAGTCGAGGCGATGAACAAGATCCTGGTGCTCCATGCCGATCACGAGTTCAATGCCTCGACCTTCGCGGCGCGGGTCGTGGCCGCGACACTGGCTGACATGCATGCCGCAGTCACGGCAGCGACCGCGGCACTCAAGGGGCCGCTGCATGGCGGGGCGAACGCTGCCGTCATGCAGATGCTGGAGGAAATCGGCACGCTCGATCGCGTCGAACCGTACATCACCGAAAAGCTCGCCCGTAAGGAGCGGGTGATGGGCTTCGGTCATCGCGTGTACAAGGGAGAAGACCCGCGTGCCAAGTGGCTCCGCGACCTCTCGCGCCGACTCGGGGAAGCACGCGGCGATCTCCGCTGGTACGAGCTCTCGGTGGCGATCGCCGAGGTGATGCAGCGAGAAAAGGGACTCTTTCCTAATGTCGACTTCTACGCGGCCTCGGTCTATCACTATTTGGGGATCGAGAAGGAGCTCATGACACCAGTTTTCGCGGCGAGCCGCATTGCGGGCTGGACGGCGCATGTCCTGGAGCAACAGGCCGACAATCGCTTGATCCGGCCGCGCGCCGAGTACGTCGGGCCGACGAACCGGCACTACGTGCCGCTGGAGCAGCGGGGCTGA
- a CDS encoding lipoate--protein ligase family protein: MTELERWKRYRWQLIAGEAFDPALQMALDEVLTRRVGAGERPPTLRFWEWTAPAVVIGRFQSLRNEVDFAEAERYGITVVRRITGGGAMLTEPGKVITYSIYAPPELVAGMSFQESYAFLDRWVVEALRALGVDAWYQPINDIASARGKIGGAAQARRYGAVLHHTTMAYDIDPEKVPRVIRIGREKLSDKGVPSAAKRVAPLRQQTDLPREVIQEHLIRTFAERHGLEEGMLLPEEIEEARELVRTKFGTWEWTAILP, from the coding sequence ATGACCGAGCTGGAACGCTGGAAGCGGTACCGCTGGCAGTTGATCGCTGGGGAAGCGTTCGATCCAGCGCTGCAGATGGCACTCGACGAGGTGCTGACACGTCGAGTCGGAGCTGGCGAGCGGCCTCCCACGCTCCGCTTCTGGGAATGGACTGCCCCCGCGGTCGTGATCGGTCGCTTCCAGTCGCTCCGCAACGAGGTCGATTTCGCCGAGGCCGAGCGATACGGAATCACGGTCGTCCGCCGCATCACCGGTGGCGGCGCCATGCTGACCGAGCCCGGCAAAGTGATCACCTATTCGATCTACGCGCCGCCGGAACTGGTCGCCGGGATGTCTTTCCAGGAATCGTACGCCTTTCTCGACCGGTGGGTTGTCGAGGCGTTGCGGGCACTCGGCGTCGATGCCTGGTACCAGCCGATCAACGACATCGCTTCAGCGCGTGGCAAGATCGGCGGTGCAGCGCAAGCCCGCCGCTATGGAGCCGTCTTGCATCACACGACCATGGCTTACGATATCGATCCCGAAAAGGTTCCGCGCGTCATCCGCATCGGACGCGAGAAACTCAGCGACAAAGGAGTGCCGAGCGCAGCCAAGCGAGTCGCCCCATTGCGGCAGCAGACCGATCTGCCGCGCGAGGTGATCCAGGAACACCTCATCCGCACGTTCGCTGAACGACACGGCCTCGAGGAAGGCATGCTCCTTCCCGAAGAGATCGAAGAGGCCCGCGAACTCGTCCGGACCAAGTTTGGAACGTGGGAGTGGACAGCGATCCTGCCCTGA
- a CDS encoding biotin/lipoate A/B protein ligase, with protein MRHGEYKTPGGKLVQVDCEVIDGRLHHVQVTGDFFLEPPEALDAIAQALEDAPVDASEEELAQRIQRALERFGDGLELLGFSPEAVARATRRAIE; from the coding sequence ATGCGCCACGGCGAGTACAAGACACCTGGTGGCAAGCTCGTGCAAGTCGACTGCGAGGTGATCGATGGTCGACTGCACCACGTGCAGGTGACGGGCGATTTCTTCCTGGAGCCGCCCGAAGCGCTCGATGCGATCGCGCAGGCGCTGGAGGACGCACCGGTCGATGCCAGCGAGGAGGAACTGGCCCAGCGGATCCAGCGTGCACTCGAACGCTTCGGTGACGGCCTGGAACTGCTCGGCTTCTCTCCCGAAGCCGTCGCACGAGCGACCCGGAGGGCGATCGAATGA
- a CDS encoding YIP1 family protein — protein MVQAGVIERALGAARLDAKAYESVERDEAATGTALAIVVLSAIASGIGNLRDAGILGLIGGVIFGVIGFILYAGIAYLIGGKLFATSETRVTLGQLLRTLGFAQAPGVLYVLGLLPGVGGLIRFVIGIWILVASIIAIRQACDFSTGRAILTAFVSWIAYFLFVVVPAAILGALFGALT, from the coding sequence ATGGTGCAGGCTGGTGTGATCGAGCGTGCTCTCGGTGCGGCGCGGTTGGATGCGAAGGCCTACGAGAGTGTCGAGCGTGACGAGGCAGCGACTGGTACCGCGCTCGCCATCGTGGTCCTCTCAGCGATCGCGAGCGGGATCGGAAATCTACGGGATGCGGGCATCCTCGGACTCATCGGTGGGGTGATCTTCGGCGTGATCGGGTTCATCCTGTACGCGGGGATCGCTTATTTGATCGGGGGTAAGCTTTTCGCGACGAGCGAAACGCGCGTGACACTTGGCCAGCTCCTGCGCACGCTCGGCTTTGCCCAGGCGCCGGGTGTCCTCTACGTCCTCGGCCTCCTACCCGGGGTGGGTGGCTTGATCCGTTTTGTCATCGGCATTTGGATCCTGGTCGCGAGCATCATCGCGATTCGTCAGGCCTGCGACTTCTCGACTGGCCGTGCGATCCTGACGGCGTTCGTTTCCTGGATCGCGTACTTCCTCTTCGTGGTGGTGCCAGCCGCGATTCTCGGCGCGCTCTTCGGTGCGCTGACCTGA